CGCTGTTCCTGCCGCGGCACAAGCCCGCCGCCGCCTCGGTCGACGCGCCGATGCCCATGCACTGACGGGCGTCCTCGCGTGACGGGAACGCGGCCGGCGATCACGCCGGCCGCGTTCTCCGCGTCCGGGCCCGTCCCGGGCGTGTCTAGGCTGGGCGGGTGGACGAGGAACTGCGGGCGATCGCGTGGACGGGCGACACGCTCACGCTGATCGACCAGACCGTGCTGCCGGACCGGCTGGAGCACCTGGAGGTCCGCGAGGTGGACGTCCTGGTGGACGCCGTCCGGCGGCTGGTGGTCCGCGGCGCCCCGGCGCTCGGCGTGGCGGGCGCGTACGGGGTCGTCCTCGCGATGCTCCAGGCGGGCCGCGAGGGCTGGGACCGGGCGACCCTGGAGGCGGCGGTCGACCGCGTCCGGGAGGCCCGCCCCACCGCCGTCAACCTGGCCGTCGGGGTCGACCGCGTCCGCCCCCTCATCGATGCCGGCGTCGAGGCGGCGGCGGCCGAGGCCGGGCGGGTGCTGGAGGAGGACGTGGCGGCGAACCGGGCGCTCGGGGCGCACGGCGCGGATTGGATCCTGGCCCGGGTCGCCCGGCGTCCCCTGCGGATCCTCACGCACTGCAACGCCGGCGCGCTGGCGACCGCCGGCTGGGGCACCGCGCTGGGCGTCGTCCGCGAGCTGCACGCCCGAGGGCTGGTGGAGACGGTGTACGTCGACGAGACCCGACCGCTGCTGCAGGGGTCCCGGCTGACCGCCTGGGAGCTGGCGCGCGAGGGCGTGCCGCACCGCGTGCAGATCGACGGGGCCGCGCCGAGCACCGTGCTGCGGGGCCTGGTGGACGTGGCGATCGTCGGCGCCGACCGGATCGCGGCCAACGGCGACACGGCCAACAAGATCGGCACCGTGGGCGTGGCGCTGGCCTGCGCCGACGCGGGGATCCCGTTCGTGGTGGCGGCCCCGTGGAGCACCGTGGACCGGGCCACGGCCACCGGCGCGGACATCCCGATCGAGCTGCGCGACGACGCCGAGGTCCTCGGCCGGCAGGGCTCCCGGACGGCGCCGGCGGCCTCGCGGGGCTTCAACCCGGCCTTCGACGTGACCCCGGCCCGGCTGGTCGACGCGCTGGTCACCGAGTCGGGGGTGCTGGAGCCCGCCCGCGGTCGCGTCCCCGGGGCCT
The DNA window shown above is from Thermomonospora umbrina and carries:
- the mtnA gene encoding S-methyl-5-thioribose-1-phosphate isomerase produces the protein MDEELRAIAWTGDTLTLIDQTVLPDRLEHLEVREVDVLVDAVRRLVVRGAPALGVAGAYGVVLAMLQAGREGWDRATLEAAVDRVREARPTAVNLAVGVDRVRPLIDAGVEAAAAEAGRVLEEDVAANRALGAHGADWILARVARRPLRILTHCNAGALATAGWGTALGVVRELHARGLVETVYVDETRPLLQGSRLTAWELAREGVPHRVQIDGAAPSTVLRGLVDVAIVGADRIAANGDTANKIGTVGVALACADAGIPFVVAAPWSTVDRATATGADIPIELRDDAEVLGRQGSRTAPAASRGFNPAFDVTPARLVDALVTESGVLEPARGRVPGA